GGCAAGTGAACGACCTGTGCTTCAGACAACTTTCGATTTGGAAGCAGAGGAAGTACAGGAACTCATGCCTGGTATGGCTCTTCTTGTAAAGAAGAACGGTGAGTGCACCATTGAGCGTATCATGGAGCAGAAGGGTGATTCTGCCTGCTCATTCGAGCGCATCTACTTCAGTCGTGGTTCCGATAAGGATATCTACCAGGAGCGCAAGCAGTTGGGCGAGCAGTTGACCCAGCCTATCCTGAAGGCAGTGGATTACGATGTAGATCACACCGTGTTCAGCTACATCCCGAACACAGCCGAGGTGGCTTACTATGGCATGCTGAGCGGTTTCAAGAAGTATCTCAACGAAAGCAAGATAGAGAAGATAGCCAGTCTCGATCACATCCCTTCGAAAGAAGAATTGTATGATATACTTGGCGACTTTGTGCGTTCTGAAAAGATAGCATGGAAGGATATCAAGCTCCGTACCTTTATTACCGAAGGAAATAGCCGCAATGATTTGGCGAGTCACGTATATGATGTGACCTATGGTAGCATTGAAGCTGGAGTGGATAATCTTGTGATTATCGATGACAGTATCGTGCGTGGTACTACTCTGAAAGAGAGTATCCTCCGCATCCTCGATCGTCTGCATCCTAAGAAGATTGTTGTAGTATCCAGTGCTCCTCAGATTCGTTATCCGGATTATTATGGTATCGATATGGCGAGACTGGAAGAATTCTGTGTGTTCCGTGCGGCTATCCAGCTTCTCAAAGAGCGCAATATGGAAAGTCTCATCGACCAGACTTATGAGGCTTGTAAGGCTGAACTTCAGAAACCGAAGGAAGAACAGATCAATCCTGTGCGTGCCATTTATAAGCCATTTTCTATTGAGGAAATCAATGAGAAGATTGTAGAGATGCTCAGACCGGAAGGCATGACAACTCCTATCCAACTCGTGTTCCAGAGTATCGAAGGTTTGCGCAAGGCGATTCCTAATCACAAGGGAGACTGGTATTTCACCGGTCATTATCCAACTCCTGGTGGTACTAAGCTTTGCAACCAGTCTTTCGTGAACTACATTGAGAATGTGTATCATAAATAAGTGAAAAAAGAAGAATGAAGAGTTCGTTTATTCTTATTAGTATGAAATAAAGAAATTATGTCAGATATGAAAAATGTAACCTTAGTTTTGAGCGATGGAACCAAGTTCCATGGTAAATCTTTTGGATATGACGCTCCTGTAGCGGGCGAGGTTGTGTTCAACACAGCCATGATGGGATATCCAGAGAGTTTGACCGACCCTTCTTACGCCGGTCAGTTGATGACACTTACATTCCCTCTCGTGGGCAACTATGGTGTGCCTCCATTTACTTTCGAAGCAAATGGTTTGCCTACCTTTATGGAAAGTGACAAGATTTATGCTTCTGCCATCATCGTGAATGATTACAGTGAGCAGTACAGCCACTGGAATGCAGTGGAGAGTCTTGCTGACTGGTTGAAGCGTGAAAAGGTGCCAGGAATCACAGGCATCGATACCCGTGAGTTGACTAAGGTGCTCCGTGAGCATGGCGTGATGATGGGTAAGATTCTCTTTGATGATGAGCCTGACAACATACCTGAAGCTAACTACGAGGGTGTAAACTTTGTTGACCAGGTAAGCTGCAAGGAGATTATCCGCTACAATGAAGGTGCCGGTAAGAAGGTGGTTCTCGTTGACTGCGGTGTGAAGGCAAACATCATCCGTTGCCTCATCAACAGAGGCGTAGAGGTGATCCGTGTGCCATGGAATTACGATTACACCGATATGGACTTCGACGGATTGTTCCTGGCAAATGGTCCTGGCGACCCAGATATGTGCGAGGATGCTGTGAATATTATCCGCAAGCAGATCAACCAGAGCCGCAAGCCTATCTGCGGTATCTGTATGGGTAACCAGTTGCTTTCTAAGGCTGCCGGTGCTACCATCTACAAGTTGAAGTATGGTCACCGTTCACACAACCAGCCAGTGCGCATGGTAGGAACCAACAATTGCTACATCACCTCTCAGAACCACGGTTATGCCGTTGACGCCAAGACATTGGGCAACGATTGGGAGGAACTCTTTGTCAACATGAATGATGGCTCTAACGAGGGTATCCGCCACAAGGTGAACCCTTGGTTCTCAAGTCAGTTCCACCCAGAGGCTTGTTCAGGCCCTGTGGATACAGAGTTCATGTTTGATAAGTTTGTAGAAACACTCAAGTAAGTGAAGAGTGAAGAATTCGATTGATTTTATTGTAATTTAGGAAAATAATGAAAGACGAAAATATAAAGAAGGTGCTCCTCTTAGGTTCTGGAGCCTTGAAGATCGGTGAAGCAGGTGAGTTCGACTACTCAGGTTCGCAGGCCCTGAAGGCATTGCGCGAGGAAGGTGTCGAGACTGTGCTCATCAACCCGAATATCGCAACCGTACAGACATCAGAAGGTGTTGCCGACCAGATTTACTTCCTGCCAGTGCAGCCATACTTCGTAGAGCGTGTTATCCAGAAGGAGAAGCCAGACGGAATCCTCCTCAGTTTCGGTGGTCAGACTGCCCTCAACTGTGGTGTGGAACTCTATCGCCAGGGCATCCTGGAGAAATATAATGTCAAGGTATTGGGTACTCCAGTACAGGCTATCATGGATACAGAGGACCGTGAGCTCTTCGTAGAGAAGTTGGATGAAATCAACGTGAAGACCATCAAGAGTGAGGCTTGCGAGAACATCGAGCAGACCCGCAAGGCTGCTGCTGAGCTCGGCTATCCTGTCATCATCCGTGCTGCTTACGCATTGGGTGGACTCGGTTCTGGTTTCGCAGACAACGAGGAGGAGTTGAACAAACTCGCAGAGAAGGCCTTCTCTTTCTCTCCACAGGTATTGGTAGAGAAGAGTTTGAAGGGTTGGAAAGAGATTGAGTATGAGGTAGTTCGTGACCGTTACGACAACTGTATCACAGTTTGTAACATGGAGAACTTCGACCCATTAGGTATCCATACCGGTGAGAGTATCGTCATCGCTCCATCTCAGACCCTGAGCAATTCTGAGTATCATAAGCTCCGTGCCCTTGCCATCAAGATCATCCGCCACATCGGAATCGTGGGTGAGTGTAACGTGCAGTATGCCTTCGACCCTAAGAGCGAGGACTATCGCGTGATTGAGGTGAATGCCCGCTTGAGCCGTTCATCTGCCTTGGCTTCTAAGGCTACCGGTTATCCTCTGGCCTTCGTTGCAGCCAAGCTCGGTATGGGCTACGGCCTGTTCGAGTTGAAGAACTCTGTAACCAAGACCACATCAGCCTTCTTCGAGCCAGCATTGGACTACGTGGTTTGTAAGATTCCTCGTTGGGACTTGTCTAAGTTCCGTGGCGTAGATAAGGAGTTGGGTTCATCTATGAAGTCAGTAGGTGAGGTGATGGCTATCGGCCGCAACTTCGAGGAGGCTATTCAGAAGGGTCTTCGTATGATTGGTCAGGGTATGCATGGTTTCGTAGAGAACAAGGAGCTTGAAATCGATGATATCGATGCAGCTTTGCGCGAGCCAACAGATAAGCGTGTGTTCGTGATTTCAAAGGCAATGCACAAGGGCTATACCGTAGATCAGATTCACGACTTGACCAAGATTGACAAGTGGTTCCTGGAGAAACTGAAGCACATCATCGACATCGACGAAGAGATGAAGAAGTGCAACATCAATACCATCGGTCAGGATCTGCTCCGCACCGCTAAGGTTTACGGTTTCACCGACTTCCAGGTTGCTCGTGCCGTGGGCTTGGAGCAGGAGTTGGGCAACATGCACAAGGCAGCCCTCCTGGTTCGCAACAAGCGCAAGAGCTATGGCATTCTGCCTGTAGTAAAGCAGATTGATACCCTGGCAGCAGAGTATCCTGCTCAGACCAACTACCTCTATGTAACCTACGCAGGTGTGAAGAGCGACATCAACTTCGAGAACGATCACCGTTCTATCATCGTACTCGGTTCAGGTGCTTATCGCATCGGTTCTTCCGTAGAGTTCGACTGGTGTGGCGTTCAGGCTTTGAATACAATCCGCAAGGAGGGCTGGCGCTCAGTGATGATCAACTACAACCCAGAGACAGTTTCTACCGACTACGATATGTGCGACCGTCTCTACTTCGACGAGTTGACCTTCGAGCGCGTGATGGATATCATCGAGATGGAGCAGCCTCATGGCGTCATCGTATCTACCGGTGGTCAGATTCCAAACAACCTGGCTATGCATCTGGATGCACAGAACGTGCCAATCTTAGGTACTGCTGCCAAGGACATCGATAACGCTGAGGACCGTGCCAAGTTCTCTCAGATGTTGACCAACAACGGTATCAACCAGCCAGAGTGGAGTGCCCTGACCTCTATGGAGGACATCGACAACTTCATCGAGCGTGTAGGCTTCCCTGTATTGGTTCGTCCAAGTTACGTTCTTTCTGGTGCTGCGATGAACGTATGTTCTAACGAGGAAGAGCTGAAGCGATTCCTGCAGTTGGCTGCCAACGTGAGCGAGGACCATCCTGTGGTAGTTAGTAAGTTTATCGAACATGCCAAGGAGATTGAGATGGATGCTGTGGCAAAGAATGGTGAGGTGATTGCCTATGCGATTTCCGAGCACATCGAGTTTGCCGGTGTTCACTCAGGCGATGCTACCATCCAGTTCCCTCCTCAGAAGTTGTACGTTGAGACAGTTCGTCGTGTGAAGCGAGTAGGTCGTCAGATTGCCAAGGAGTTGCACATCAACGGTCCGTTCAACATTCAGTTCATGGCTCGTGACAATGATATTCTCGTTATCGAGTGTAACTTGCGTGCCAGCCGTTCGTTCCCATTCGTAAGCAAGGTATTGAAGATCAACCTCATCGAGTTGGCTACCCGTGTAATGCTCGGTTTGCCAGTAGAGAAGCCACACAAGAACCTCTTCGATCTCGACTATGTAGGTATCAAGGCATCTCAGTTCAGCTTCAACCGTTTGCAGAAAGCAGACCCAGTATTGGGCGTGGATATGAGCAGTACGGGTGAGGTAGGTTGCTTGGGCGACGATACATCTACCGCACTTCTGAAGAGTATGCTTTCTGTGGGTCATCGCATTCCAGCCAAGAACATCCTGCTTTCTACAGGTTCTGCCAAGCAGAAGGTAGATTTGCTCGATGCAGCCCAGATGCTGGTTAAGCATGGCTACAAGTTGTTTGCAACTGGTGGTAGTAGCAAGTTCCTTACCGAGAACGGCATTGAGAACACCCGTGTACTCTGGCCATCAGAGGAGGCAGAAGGCGGTGCACCAAAGGCTTTGGAGATGCTCCACAACCACGAGATTGATATGGTAGTGAATATTCCAAAGAACTTGACCAGCAGCGAGCTTTCAAATGGTTACAAGATTCGTCGTGCAGCCATCGACCTGAACGTGCCATTGATTACCAACAGCCGTCTGGCGAGTGCATTCATCTATGCATTCTGCACCACCAAGCTCGAGGATATCGATATCAAGGCTTGGGGCGAGTATAAATAATGTTTAGTGATTATTTATTAGTGTTTAAGAATTGACAGTTATGTCATTCTTGACGATTCTCAATAGAAAAATCCCTGCTGTAGGAAAGGCTTCCTATGGCAGGGATTTCTTATTTGAAAAAAGCCGTGATAACTTTGGTTGTTTCAAAATAAAATCGTAAATTTGCAGCAAAAACTATAATAATGAAGAGTTATGGAAGAAAAATTATCGACTATATATTTAAGAGATGGGCGGAACGCCCTGCAATATAGGAACTGAGATGGCGGCTGCGCAGAGTGAATTGTTATCACTCGTAAGCTAGCTTATAGGCGATGAGTATGCTATCAAGGGTTTGACAGAACTGATAAACATGGGAGATTAAGTTATGGATGAATTGACAAATACAAGACTATATACCGATGTCTGTTCCATCATAGAGCAAGGCAGGAAGGAAGCTTATGCCTCCGTCAATCATAAGATGATAGAGACCTATTGGAACATAGGGCGACGCATCGTGGAAGAAGAACAGAATGGTGAGGCACGTGCAGAGTATGGGGCTCAGATCATTGCGCAATTATCTGAGCAATTGACACATCAATATGGTAAAGGATTTAGCAAAAGAAATTTGGCTTATTTTCGCCAATTCTACTTGACAATCAATGATATACGAATTTTGCAATCGCGATTGCAAAATCTTACTTGTACACATATAACAAAAGTTCTTCGTGTGGAAGACTCTATTGCCATTCGTTGGTATCTCGAAATGGCTTCAAAGGAAATGTGGGACAAACAAATAATAACAAAACTTCCACCATTATGATACCAAGAATTAAGAAAATGTCAGTTCTCGATGACTATATCCTTTTCGTTGAATTCGATGATGGATATAAAGTGTTGTACGATGTGAAGGATGACATCAAGACGCTTCCTTCGTTTCGTGCATTAGTGGATGTATATGGCCTTTTTAAACAAGCTCAGTTGGACACCAGCCGAACTTGTGTATATTGGAACGACAAGATAGATCTAGCCAGCGACAGTATTTATGAGTGAAAGGCAGCATAATTAAAATCCCGGTTTCGTCATTCTTGATGATTCCCAATAGAAAAATCCCTGCTGTAGGAAAGGCTTCCTATGGCAGGGATTTTTTTGTAAAGAAACATATATAGGTTTACTTGTCAAACAACTCCTTTCTGTTTGCAAAAATACAACCAATATTTTGATTATGCAATTATGGTTTCACGAAGAATGTTGTTTTCTCAACATCAGATAATTGACTACGAGAATCAGTAATCTTGATCATAATGGCTCGTATGAGTCTGATAACTCTATCTTTTATCACAAAACACCCATTTATAACTCTATCTTTTATCACAAAACATGTCTTTATAACTCTATCTCTTAGCAAAGTTAACATAAAATAATTGCTTATCTCACTAATAATCAGTATTTTTGCGCATAATCTTTTACAGGATCAAAAAAAACTAAGAATATGGCTAGAGCAACAGGTTCAATCAATTATTTGGAGCATCGCACGCCCTTGAAAGACGAAAGCGGTAAGTATCAGATACATCCGATGTTCGTAAAACGGGATATCGTTGACCGGGAGAAGATGGAGACGCGTGTTCGCGATCATTATGCGATGAACGTTTCGTCCTTTATCTCCGCATTGGAAACGCTGGAGGATGAAACGCTTTACGCCTTGGCTGAGGGCAACGAGGTGAGGGTAGGCGATATGTTTATCGTCAAGCCTAAGCTGGGGATGGTGAAGCATAAGGACAAGAATGGAATCGAATGGAAAAGAACCTATCATGAGGGTGACCTGATTCCAGCCAACGAGGTGGATATCTGCGGCTTGGAAATTCAGCCCACGAAGGAGTTTCTGGAAAGGCTGAAGCGCCACTCTAATGGTTGCAGCCGACAGTATTGGAGTGTGAAATCTACTCCAAAGGAGGCGGATAAGGAGTTTGCTGATATTGTAGAGATTTGTCAGCAGCAGGGTTATATTACGGTGAAGGATATGATTCGTGAATTCGGTGTCACCCGCTATCATGCCAATAAGGTATTGAATGATCTCTGTGAGGAACCGGCAGCCAGAATGTATGCTACCAAAGAAGGTCCTGTTACGATCTATCGTTTGAGAAAGAAGGAATGATGATAGGAAGTTGAAGTAAACGGCTTTTGGGGTTCAAGTAAGTATCTTTTGGGGTTGAAGTAAGTATCCTTTTGGTTTGAAGTAAGTATCTTCTCGGGTGCAATCAAGTATCTTCCCAACTGTTGCTACTAGGCTCAGCACCTCTGCCGAGCCTAGTCAGCAGGTCTGCTGACTGCAGTCAGCACCTCTGTCGAGCTTAGTGGCAACCCCTTGTTATCGTACAACTATACATCTTTTAGTTGTACGACCATAATATGATGATACTTCCATGATACATTGATGATACTTTTTGCTGCATTTTTTTAAGAAGTGTTATTGGTGTTAAGTTGTTAATTATCAGAAAGATAACTGGTATTTTGAGGGCAAAGTAGAAGGTGTATTGGGTACATCTCCAAGACCCGTGTTCTATGAAGAACTTGATCTCTTAGGATTAGAGTGATAGACCTTATGATATCGGAAGATAACGTTCAAGGCCTATGGAAAATAATTCTCTCAATTATGAACGGTTAGAAGGAAACAAAGAAGGATTGTCCTCGGTAAGAGTGAATGATCAGTATCGAATAGAATTTGAGGATGGTAAGACTATTGATGAATTTCTTGCCGCAGTCCCGTCGGTTGATGTAAACAGCGAGGGAGAAATATCATTGCGTGGCAATGCCGATGTCCTTGTGTGGATAAATGGCAAAAAGATGGGGATGAACGATGACAACCGTGCCCAGATACTTCGTCAGCTTCCTGCTGAAGCCATTGCGAGCATTGAGGTCATGACGAATCCGTCTTCCAAGCATAGCACGGAGGGAACTGCCGGAATCGGACTTAAAACCCAACATGTACCCGGAGGCTCGGCATCACGCTGCAGTTATGACAATGGAACATATCTCAACTCTGACG
This is a stretch of genomic DNA from Segatella hominis. It encodes these proteins:
- a CDS encoding amidophosphoribosyltransferase; amino-acid sequence: MEPLKHECGVAMIRLLKPLEYYQQKYGTWMYALNKLYLMMEKQHNRGQEGAGMACVKLGGKPGHEYMFRERAEGKNAVTEIFGNANANFKNLTPEQLADAKFAKEELPFAGELYMGHLRYSTTGKSGIQYVHPFLRRNNWKAKNLCLCGNFNMTNVDEIFEELTKQGQSPRIYSDTYIMLELMGHRLDREVERNFVAAKAMEMENTDITNYIEDHVKMSNVLKTTMKDFDGGYVVCGITGSGEMFSMRDPWGIRPAFYYKNDEIVVVASERPVLQTTFDLEAEEVQELMPGMALLVKKNGECTIERIMEQKGDSACSFERIYFSRGSDKDIYQERKQLGEQLTQPILKAVDYDVDHTVFSYIPNTAEVAYYGMLSGFKKYLNESKIEKIASLDHIPSKEELYDILGDFVRSEKIAWKDIKLRTFITEGNSRNDLASHVYDVTYGSIEAGVDNLVIIDDSIVRGTTLKESILRILDRLHPKKIVVVSSAPQIRYPDYYGIDMARLEEFCVFRAAIQLLKERNMESLIDQTYEACKAELQKPKEEQINPVRAIYKPFSIEEINEKIVEMLRPEGMTTPIQLVFQSIEGLRKAIPNHKGDWYFTGHYPTPGGTKLCNQSFVNYIENVYHK
- the carA gene encoding glutamine-hydrolyzing carbamoyl-phosphate synthase small subunit; protein product: MKNVTLVLSDGTKFHGKSFGYDAPVAGEVVFNTAMMGYPESLTDPSYAGQLMTLTFPLVGNYGVPPFTFEANGLPTFMESDKIYASAIIVNDYSEQYSHWNAVESLADWLKREKVPGITGIDTRELTKVLREHGVMMGKILFDDEPDNIPEANYEGVNFVDQVSCKEIIRYNEGAGKKVVLVDCGVKANIIRCLINRGVEVIRVPWNYDYTDMDFDGLFLANGPGDPDMCEDAVNIIRKQINQSRKPICGICMGNQLLSKAAGATIYKLKYGHRSHNQPVRMVGTNNCYITSQNHGYAVDAKTLGNDWEELFVNMNDGSNEGIRHKVNPWFSSQFHPEACSGPVDTEFMFDKFVETLK
- the carB gene encoding carbamoyl-phosphate synthase (glutamine-hydrolyzing) large subunit, whose amino-acid sequence is MKDENIKKVLLLGSGALKIGEAGEFDYSGSQALKALREEGVETVLINPNIATVQTSEGVADQIYFLPVQPYFVERVIQKEKPDGILLSFGGQTALNCGVELYRQGILEKYNVKVLGTPVQAIMDTEDRELFVEKLDEINVKTIKSEACENIEQTRKAAAELGYPVIIRAAYALGGLGSGFADNEEELNKLAEKAFSFSPQVLVEKSLKGWKEIEYEVVRDRYDNCITVCNMENFDPLGIHTGESIVIAPSQTLSNSEYHKLRALAIKIIRHIGIVGECNVQYAFDPKSEDYRVIEVNARLSRSSALASKATGYPLAFVAAKLGMGYGLFELKNSVTKTTSAFFEPALDYVVCKIPRWDLSKFRGVDKELGSSMKSVGEVMAIGRNFEEAIQKGLRMIGQGMHGFVENKELEIDDIDAALREPTDKRVFVISKAMHKGYTVDQIHDLTKIDKWFLEKLKHIIDIDEEMKKCNINTIGQDLLRTAKVYGFTDFQVARAVGLEQELGNMHKAALLVRNKRKSYGILPVVKQIDTLAAEYPAQTNYLYVTYAGVKSDINFENDHRSIIVLGSGAYRIGSSVEFDWCGVQALNTIRKEGWRSVMINYNPETVSTDYDMCDRLYFDELTFERVMDIIEMEQPHGVIVSTGGQIPNNLAMHLDAQNVPILGTAAKDIDNAEDRAKFSQMLTNNGINQPEWSALTSMEDIDNFIERVGFPVLVRPSYVLSGAAMNVCSNEEELKRFLQLAANVSEDHPVVVSKFIEHAKEIEMDAVAKNGEVIAYAISEHIEFAGVHSGDATIQFPPQKLYVETVRRVKRVGRQIAKELHINGPFNIQFMARDNDILVIECNLRASRSFPFVSKVLKINLIELATRVMLGLPVEKPHKNLFDLDYVGIKASQFSFNRLQKADPVLGVDMSSTGEVGCLGDDTSTALLKSMLSVGHRIPAKNILLSTGSAKQKVDLLDAAQMLVKHGYKLFATGGSSKFLTENGIENTRVLWPSEEAEGGAPKALEMLHNHEIDMVVNIPKNLTSSELSNGYKIRRAAIDLNVPLITNSRLASAFIYAFCTTKLEDIDIKAWGEYK
- a CDS encoding DUF1016 N-terminal domain-containing protein produces the protein MDELTNTRLYTDVCSIIEQGRKEAYASVNHKMIETYWNIGRRIVEEEQNGEARAEYGAQIIAQLSEQLTHQYGKGFSKRNLAYFRQFYLTINDIRILQSRLQNLTCTHITKVLRVEDSIAIRWYLEMASKEMWDKQIITKLPPL
- a CDS encoding DUF2442 domain-containing protein is translated as MIPRIKKMSVLDDYILFVEFDDGYKVLYDVKDDIKTLPSFRALVDVYGLFKQAQLDTSRTCVYWNDKIDLASDSIYE
- a CDS encoding TonB-dependent receptor plug domain-containing protein, which codes for MENNSLNYERLEGNKEGLSSVRVNDQYRIEFEDGKTIDEFLAAVPSVDVNSEGEISLRGNADVLVWINGKKMGMNDDNRAQILRQLPAEAIASIEVMTNPSSKHSTEGTAGIGLKTQHVPGGSASRCSYDNGTYLNSDGDSKKHENSMFLRLGTNFRPDDRNDVYLSAIGTLGHKWGRTTTIHLSNVPGQWIGN